A section of the Harmonia axyridis chromosome 2, icHarAxyr1.1, whole genome shotgun sequence genome encodes:
- the LOC123674050 gene encoding transmembrane protein 184B isoform X2: MTSTLSSITTQVANITSQVSSTTPEPHFHNSEPIFLQTKLALGIAGVFVFAALFITCTQIYHHLRWYTNPAEQRWIVRILFIVPIYATYSWISLLFFNSEGYYIYFFTVRDCYEAFVIYNFLSLCYEYLGGEGNIMSEIRGKPIRSSCTYGTCCLNGKTYTIGFLRFCKQATLQFCLIKPVMAFVIIILQSFGHYRDGDWSPDGGYLYITIIYNISVSLALYGLFLFYYATRDLLIPFEPVLKFCTVKSVIFLSFWQGVGLAILEKAEVITPINDSTGTGTVSAGYQNFLICIEMFFAALALRSAFPYRIYIQGSVTDSRGRSVTMQSISSSLKETMNPKDIMTDAIHNFHPQYQQYTQYSSGKNPRGQRISTYDPDDPMSPSGGTVPQFYNSTDNPRIPPMSASHKPMNLNYTEKTMLLSSDEEN; this comes from the exons ATGACGAGCACACTTAGCAGCATAACAACGCAGGTTGCCAATATAACCTCCCAAGTTTCCTCTACAACGCCAGAACCACATTTTCACAATTCAGAACCGATTTTTCTTCAGACAAAGTTAGCTCTAGGCATCGCTGGAGTGTTTGTGTTTGCAGCCCTTTTTATCACTTGTACACAG atataCCATCATCTAAGATGGTACACAAATCCAGCAGAACAAAGATGGATTGTGAGAATTCTGTTCATTGTACCGATATATGCAACTTATTCATGGATCAGTCTATTATTCTTCAACTCCGAAGGCTActacatatattttttcacaGTACGTGATTGCTATGAAg CATTTGTAATCTACAATTTCTTGTCTCTCTGTTACGAGTACTTGGGTGGAGAGGGGAATATTATGTCAGAAATTAGAGGAAAACCCATTAGATCTAGTTGTACTTATGGCACTTGTTGTCTAAATGGCAAAACGTACACTATTGGATTCCTACGTTTTTGCAAACAAGCCACTTTGCAATTTTGCCTCATCAAACCAGTTATGGCCTTCGTAATTATCATATTGCAGTCTTTTGGTCACTATAGAGATGGAGATTGGAG ccCAGATGGAGGTTACTTGTACATCACCATAATATATAACATTTCTGTCTCACTAGCACTATATGGATTGTTTTTGTTTTACTATGCAACACGTGATCTCCTGATTCCCTTTGAGCCTGTGCTTAAGTTCTGCACAGTCAAGTCTGTGATCTTTTTATCTTTCTGGCAAG GTGTTGGTCTTGCCATTCTTGAAAAAGCTGAGGTGATAACCCCTATTAACGACAGCACAGGTACAGGTACGGTGTCTGCTGGTTATCAGAACTTCCTCATCTGCATTGAGATGTTCTTTGCTGCTTTAGCATTGAGGTCAGCATTTCCCTATCGCATTTATATTCAAGGAAGTGTAACTGATTCCAGAGGTCGTTCTGTCACCATGCAGAGTATTTCAAGTAGTTTGAAG GAAACCATGAATCCAAAAGATATTATGACAGATGCTATTCATAATTTCCATCCTCAGTATCAACAGTATACTCAATACAGTTCAG GTAAAAACCCGAGAGGGCAAAGAATATCAACTTATGATCCTGATGACCCAATGAGCCCTAGCGGAGGTACAGTTCCACAATTCTATAACAGCACTGACAATCCTAGGATACCACCTATGTCTGCTTCACATAAGCCCATGAATTtaaattatacagaaaaaacaaTGCTCTTAAGTTCTGATGAAGAAAACTAG
- the LOC123674050 gene encoding transmembrane protein 184B isoform X1, whose product MTSTLSSITTQVANITSQVSSTTPEPHFHNSEPIFLQTKLALGIAGVFVFAALFITCTQIYHHLRWYTNPAEQRWIVRILFIVPIYATYSWISLLFFNSEGYYIYFFTVRDCYEAFVIYNFLSLCYEYLGGEGNIMSEIRGKPIRSSCTYGTCCLNGKTYTIGFLRFCKQATLQFCLIKPVMAFVIIILQSFGHYRDGDWSPDGGYLYITIIYNISVSLALYGLFLFYYATRDLLIPFEPVLKFCTVKSVIFLSFWQGVGLAILEKAEVITPINDSTGTGTVSAGYQNFLICIEMFFAALALRSAFPYRIYIQGSVTDSRGRSVTMQSISSSLKETMNPKDIMTDAIHNFHPQYQQYTQYSSAAGKNPRGQRISTYDPDDPMSPSGGTVPQFYNSTDNPRIPPMSASHKPMNLNYTEKTMLLSSDEEN is encoded by the exons ATGACGAGCACACTTAGCAGCATAACAACGCAGGTTGCCAATATAACCTCCCAAGTTTCCTCTACAACGCCAGAACCACATTTTCACAATTCAGAACCGATTTTTCTTCAGACAAAGTTAGCTCTAGGCATCGCTGGAGTGTTTGTGTTTGCAGCCCTTTTTATCACTTGTACACAG atataCCATCATCTAAGATGGTACACAAATCCAGCAGAACAAAGATGGATTGTGAGAATTCTGTTCATTGTACCGATATATGCAACTTATTCATGGATCAGTCTATTATTCTTCAACTCCGAAGGCTActacatatattttttcacaGTACGTGATTGCTATGAAg CATTTGTAATCTACAATTTCTTGTCTCTCTGTTACGAGTACTTGGGTGGAGAGGGGAATATTATGTCAGAAATTAGAGGAAAACCCATTAGATCTAGTTGTACTTATGGCACTTGTTGTCTAAATGGCAAAACGTACACTATTGGATTCCTACGTTTTTGCAAACAAGCCACTTTGCAATTTTGCCTCATCAAACCAGTTATGGCCTTCGTAATTATCATATTGCAGTCTTTTGGTCACTATAGAGATGGAGATTGGAG ccCAGATGGAGGTTACTTGTACATCACCATAATATATAACATTTCTGTCTCACTAGCACTATATGGATTGTTTTTGTTTTACTATGCAACACGTGATCTCCTGATTCCCTTTGAGCCTGTGCTTAAGTTCTGCACAGTCAAGTCTGTGATCTTTTTATCTTTCTGGCAAG GTGTTGGTCTTGCCATTCTTGAAAAAGCTGAGGTGATAACCCCTATTAACGACAGCACAGGTACAGGTACGGTGTCTGCTGGTTATCAGAACTTCCTCATCTGCATTGAGATGTTCTTTGCTGCTTTAGCATTGAGGTCAGCATTTCCCTATCGCATTTATATTCAAGGAAGTGTAACTGATTCCAGAGGTCGTTCTGTCACCATGCAGAGTATTTCAAGTAGTTTGAAG GAAACCATGAATCCAAAAGATATTATGACAGATGCTATTCATAATTTCCATCCTCAGTATCAACAGTATACTCAATACAGTTCAG CTGCAGGTAAAAACCCGAGAGGGCAAAGAATATCAACTTATGATCCTGATGACCCAATGAGCCCTAGCGGAGGTACAGTTCCACAATTCTATAACAGCACTGACAATCCTAGGATACCACCTATGTCTGCTTCACATAAGCCCATGAATTtaaattatacagaaaaaacaaTGCTCTTAAGTTCTGATGAAGAAAACTAG
- the LOC123674050 gene encoding transmembrane protein 184B isoform X3, with protein sequence MTSTLSSITTQVANITSQVSSTTPEPHFHNSEPIFLQTKLALGIAGVFVFAALFITCTQIYHHLRWYTNPAEQRWIVRILFIVPIYATYSWISLLFFNSEGYYIYFFTVRDCYEAFVIYNFLSLCYEYLGGEGNIMSEIRGKPIRSSCTYGTCCLNGKTYTIGFLRFCKQATLQFCLIKPVMAFVIIILQSFGHYRDGDWSPDGGYLYITIIYNISVSLALYGLFLFYYATRDLLIPFEPVLKFCTVKSVIFLSFWQGVGLAILEKAEVITPINDSTGTGTVSAGYQNFLICIEMFFAALALRSAFPYRIYIQGSVTDSRGRSVTMQSISSSLKETMNPKDIMTDAIHNFHPQYQQYTQYSSDVGSHMPYERL encoded by the exons ATGACGAGCACACTTAGCAGCATAACAACGCAGGTTGCCAATATAACCTCCCAAGTTTCCTCTACAACGCCAGAACCACATTTTCACAATTCAGAACCGATTTTTCTTCAGACAAAGTTAGCTCTAGGCATCGCTGGAGTGTTTGTGTTTGCAGCCCTTTTTATCACTTGTACACAG atataCCATCATCTAAGATGGTACACAAATCCAGCAGAACAAAGATGGATTGTGAGAATTCTGTTCATTGTACCGATATATGCAACTTATTCATGGATCAGTCTATTATTCTTCAACTCCGAAGGCTActacatatattttttcacaGTACGTGATTGCTATGAAg CATTTGTAATCTACAATTTCTTGTCTCTCTGTTACGAGTACTTGGGTGGAGAGGGGAATATTATGTCAGAAATTAGAGGAAAACCCATTAGATCTAGTTGTACTTATGGCACTTGTTGTCTAAATGGCAAAACGTACACTATTGGATTCCTACGTTTTTGCAAACAAGCCACTTTGCAATTTTGCCTCATCAAACCAGTTATGGCCTTCGTAATTATCATATTGCAGTCTTTTGGTCACTATAGAGATGGAGATTGGAG ccCAGATGGAGGTTACTTGTACATCACCATAATATATAACATTTCTGTCTCACTAGCACTATATGGATTGTTTTTGTTTTACTATGCAACACGTGATCTCCTGATTCCCTTTGAGCCTGTGCTTAAGTTCTGCACAGTCAAGTCTGTGATCTTTTTATCTTTCTGGCAAG GTGTTGGTCTTGCCATTCTTGAAAAAGCTGAGGTGATAACCCCTATTAACGACAGCACAGGTACAGGTACGGTGTCTGCTGGTTATCAGAACTTCCTCATCTGCATTGAGATGTTCTTTGCTGCTTTAGCATTGAGGTCAGCATTTCCCTATCGCATTTATATTCAAGGAAGTGTAACTGATTCCAGAGGTCGTTCTGTCACCATGCAGAGTATTTCAAGTAGTTTGAAG GAAACCATGAATCCAAAAGATATTATGACAGATGCTATTCATAATTTCCATCCTCAGTATCAACAGTATACTCAATACAGTTCAG ACGTTGGTTCACACATGCCGTATGAGAGACTTtga
- the LOC123674049 gene encoding COP9 signalosome complex subunit 1, translated as MAQNAVEPMQVDAPPEDNDNIDEETYNVENPTLDLEVYANSYTGLAKLYRLSFIMDHCPSMRLEALKMAIQYVMTTYNVNLYQLFHQKLQEVITTVNVPDVASSSTSQDIPVIDHSWMETRAKKAALKLEKLDNDLKNYKANSIKESIRRGHDDLGDHYLDCGDLSNALKCYSRARDYCTSGKHVVNMCLNVIKVSVYLQNWSHVLSYVSKAEGTPDFTESTSQNKELHQLTVTKLKCAAGLAELATGKYKSAAKHFLLANLDHCDFTEVLSANNVAMYGGLCALATFDRHELQKNVIFSSSFKLFLELEPQLRDIIFKFYESKYASCLQSLEQIKDNLLLDLYLAPHVNNLYTRIRNRALIQYFSPYLSADMHKMAIAFNRSVSALEDELMQLILDGQIQARIDSHNKILYAKYIDQRSTTFEKSLAMGKKYQRRTRMLILRASVLKYKIHVKSPQRDTSGHGGETTIAPGTSSILIPKN; from the exons ATGGCACAG AACGCAGTAGAACCAATGCAAGTGGATGCACCACCTGAAGATAATGATAACATTGATGAGGAGACATACAATGTTGAGAATCCAACACTTGATTTAGAAGTATATGCGAACAGCTATACGGGATTAGCTAAGCTGTATAGATTATCTTTTATTATGGACCATTGCCCTTCTATGAGGCTAGAAGCTTTAAAAATGGCTATACAATATGTCATGACCACTTATAATGTCAACTTGTACCAACTTTTTCATCAAAAACTACAAGAAGTCATTACTACAGTAAATGTTCCGGATGTTGCTTCTTCATCTACTTCTCAAGATATACCTGTCATTGATCATTCATGGATGGAAACTCGGGCTAAAAAAGCAGCTCTTAAATTAGAAAAACTAGATAATGACTTGAAGAATTATAAAGCAAATTCAATCAAAGAAAGTATAAGAAGAGGTCATGATGATCTTGGAGATCACTATTTAGATTGTGGTGATTTATCTAATGCTTTAAAATGTTACTCAAGAGCTAGAGACTATTGCACTAGCGGAAAACATGTGGTTAACATGTGCTTAAATGTGATAAAAGTTTCAGTTTATTTACAAAATTGGTCTCATGTACTCAGCTATGTATCCAAAGCAGAAGGTACTCCAGATTTCACTGAATCAACCTCGCAAAATAAAGAACTCCATCAACTTACAGTAACCAAGCTTAAATGTGCAGCTGGATTAGCAGAATTGGCCACTGGAAAATATAAATCAGCTGCTAAACATTTCCTTTTAGCAAATTTAGATCATTGTGATTTTACAGAAGTTTTATCTGCAAATAATGTTGCAATGTATGGTGGACTCTGTGCACTAGCAACCTTTGATCGACATGAATTGcaaaaaaatgtcatatttagcagctcttttaaattatttttggagtTAGAACCACAACTGAGagatataatattcaaattttatgaaTCAAAATATGCTTCATGCTTACAGTCATTGGAACAGATAAAAGATAATTTATTACTTGATTTATACTTAGCACCTCATGTTAATAATCTCTATACTCGAATTCGTAATAGGGCTTTAATACAATATTTCAGTCCTTATCTTTCTGCTGATATGCATAAGATGGCAATAGCATTCAACAGGTCAGTCAGTGCTTTAGAAGATGAATTAATGCAACTTATTCTTGATGGACAGATTCAAGCAAGAATAGATTCGCATAATAAGATTTTATACGCTAAATATATTGATCAAAGAAGTACTACATTTGAAAAGAGTTTGGCAATGGGAAAGAAGTATCAAAGAAGGACAAGGATGCTGATATTGAGAGCTTCAGTCTTAAAGTACAAAATACATGTGAAG AGTCCTCAAAGAGATACTAGTGGACATGGTGGAGAAACAACAATAGCTCCTGGTACTAGCTCTATTCTCATACCTAAAAATTGA
- the LOC123674053 gene encoding syntaxin-8, which yields MALLHIGDDPWLLEHETCEKLYRDIMEQLTLRQRQSRTSDKFSQLSATIRLRLKQYNNEVEQLLQKIGFGVNLTSAELERRNRQVETLRSKGLHMQKLFDDQLTVKNNEERRTLFGASSSNFSDDDFRRDNVSDIRSTQRQMIGEQDEGLDNLYQIISRQKNIAQTISNEVDLHNDILDDLDTRMERTNTRVRNETQHIGVIDRKDNTCGYWIVILLLFLCIVLVSLS from the exons ATGGCTCTTCTACACATAGGGGATGATCCTTG GTTACTGGAACATGAAacttgtgaaaaattatatcGGGACATTATGGAACAACTCACTCTACGCCAAAGACAATCTAGAACCAGTGATAAATTCTCACAGTTATCAGCAACTATCAGATTACGGTTGaagcaatataataatgaggTTGAACAATTACTTCAAAAAATTGGTTTTGGTGTTAACCT AACTTCAGCTGAATTAGAGAGGAGGAATCGGCAAGTTGAAACTTTACGTTCAAAAGGACTGCATATGCAGAAATTATTTGATGATCAGTTGACTGTCAAGAATAATGAAGAAAGACGAACGTTATTTGGTGCTTCATCTTCAAATTTCAGTGATGATGATTTCAGAAGAGACAATGTGTCAGATATAAGAAGTACCCAACGTCAAATGATAGGTG agCAGGACGAAGGTTTAGATAATTTATATCAGATTATATCCAGACAAAAAAATATTGCACAAACTATATCAAATGAAGTGGATCTGCATAACG ATATTCTCGATGACTTGGATACTAGAATGGAAAGAACAAATACCAGAGTTAGAAATGAAACTCAACACATTGGTGTTATAGATAGAAAAGATAACACTTGTGGATACTGGATTGTTATTTTATTACTATTTTTATGTATAGTTTTAGTTTCTCTAAGTTAA
- the LOC123672163 gene encoding NHP2-like protein 1 homolog, whose translation MAQNYNQLRKGANEVTKTLKRGISELVILAGDATPLEILLHIPLLCEDKNVAYVFVRSKQALGRACGVSRPVIACSVTALEGSQLTPHIKTIFNEIERLLI comes from the coding sequence ATGGCACAGAACTACAACCAATTAAGAAAAGGTGCAAACGAGGTTACTAAAACATTGAAACGTGGAATTTCGGAATTGGTCATTTTAGCAGGTGATGCTACACCCCTTGAAATTTTACTCCATATCCCCCTTTTGTGCGAGGACAAGAATGTGGCATATGTATTTGTTAGGTCTAAACAAGCATTAGGTCGTGCATGTGGAGTCTCTAGACCAGTGATAGCTTGTTCAGTGACTGCTCTTGAGGGTTCTCAACTAACACCCCACATCAagacaattttcaatgaaattgaaagACTACTTATATAA
- the LOC123674051 gene encoding peptidoglycan-recognition protein LE-like, translating into MEGNASSNEDAIGKCSAWLESCSIDSCETSSCYSDISASSDVTSSSSNTNNSAMPSGFTFLTNETTVGNFLVDKTHNNSQLLQLSTIIEKNKIPENSKIQIYKSRKVHIGDVNYIQGPIYVNNTQQKPSEEENKGKKTISNIPAPFFITERKNWLAQPPLEKNFLKESAKHVIICHSATEEAFTIAENVLLVRLIQSFHMDSRKWSDIGYNFLIGGDGSIFEGRGWNVIGAHTRGYNMISLGICFIGTFILNSPSQNALANAKSLIEYGVSIGAVSEDYSVLGHCQCIGTESPGEALFNEIKTWKNFDGSITLRNPSMALPSLKNADRLSVP; encoded by the exons atggaAGGAAATGCTTCGTCCAACGAAGATGCGATAGGAAAATGTAGTGCATGGTTAGAAAGTTGTTCTATTGATAGTTGTGAAACAAGTTCGTGCTACAGTGATATATCAGCTTCTTCTGATGTTACTTCCTCATCGAGCAACACGAATAATTCAGCAATGCCTAGTGGATTTACGTTCCTCACGAATGAAACAACAGTAGGAAATTTCTTAGTAGATAAGACC CATAATAACTCTCAACTTCTTCAACTATCAacgataatagaaaaaaataagatacctgaaaatagtaaaattcagatttataagTCGAGGAAGGTACATATTGGGGACGTAAATTACATTCAAGGTCCAATTTATGTAAATAACACTCAACAAAAACCATCAGAAGAGGAAAACAAAGGGAAAAAGACAATATCGAATATACCAG CTCCTTTCTTCATAACCGAAAGAAAAAATTGGCTGGCCCAGCCACcactagaaaaaaatttcttgaaggAATCTGCTAAGCACGTTATAATCT GTCACTCAGCAACCGAAGAAGCTTTCACGATAGCAGAAAATGTACTCCTTGTAAGGCTCATCCAGAGTTTCCACATGGATTCTCGCAAATGGTCCGACATTGGCTACAATTTCCTTATAGGTGGGGATGGCTCGATATTCGAAGGTCGAGGCTGGAACGTAATCGGGGCCCATACTAGAGGGTACAATATGATATCATTAGGTATCTGTTTTATCGGTACTTTCATACTTAACAGTCCAAGTCAAAATGCCTTGGCAAACGCGAAAAGCCTAATTGAATATGGTGTATCGATTGGTGCAGTTAGTGAAGATTATTCTGTGCTGGGACATTGTCAATGTATTGGAACAGAGAGCCCTGGGGAAGCGCTTTTCAATGAGATAAAGACATGGAAAAATTTCGATGGTTCCATTACCTTGAGGAATCCCTCGATGGCATTGCCTTCATTAAAAAATGCAGACCGTTTATCTGTTCCTTAA
- the LOC123674052 gene encoding uncharacterized protein LOC123674052 — translation MATDKLCINELPIKKCKKCNNIPSSGLQCINCGTLMHPGCIKYYSDIVRLDSNYIKCCETSEDIHNLVNDQDEDLNNSVDTVVNVTDLVKSNKDIIEDLTHENDRLMNENILLKKLISEMEDKNELLLFKINMLEKENNKNVCEFPIQSSTIPNALNKTKYVSEPRNVSSSGIKNYLNIRTPAANSQTKRQNINKTEISADGQNKNNEVLKPPKKIETNVSKIVKGTRVDNGKKMAFSSAKQKVWIHIGKIFPGHSFSIEALTPKNESNSISFKVGGDMKLIDELYKSENWPEGITVRRYKFFRGGRSM, via the exons ATGGCGACCGATAAGTTGTGCATTAATGAGCTCCCTATAAAGAAATGTAAAAAGTGTAATAACATCCCAAGCAGCGGACTTCAGTGTATAAATTGTGGAACTCTTATGCATCCTGGATGCATTAAGTATTATAGTGATATTGTGAGATTGGACAGTAATTATATTAAATGCTGTGAAACATCGGAAGACATTCATAACCTCGTTAATGACCAGGACGAAGACCTAAATAACTCGGTGGATACAGTTGTAAATGTTACTGATTTGGTGAAATCGAATAAAGATATAATAGAGGATCTAACTCACGAAAATGATAGATTAATGAATGAGAATATACTTTTAAAGAAACTTATATCAGAAATGGAAGATAAAAATGAACTACTACTTTTTAAAATCAACATGTTAGAAAAGGAGAACAACAAAAACGTATGTGAGTTCCCAATTCAATCATCAACAATACCGAATGcattaaataaaacaaagtatgTTTCTGAACCCAGGAATGTGTCATCTAGcggaataaaaaattatctaaatATTCGAACACCTGCTGCGAATTCCCAGACGAAGCGacagaatataaataaaacggAAATATCAGCTGATGGtcaaaacaaaaacaatgaAGTTCTCAAACCGCCTAAGAAGATCGAAACAAATGTTAGTAAAATAGTAAAAGGGACTAGAGTCGACAATGGGAAGAAAATGGCATTCTCTAGTGCTAAGCAGAAAGTGTGGATACATATTGGCAAG ATATTTCCAGGTCACTCATTTAGTATTGAAGCCCTTACACCTAAGAATGAATCAAATAGCATCTCATTCAAAGTCGGAGGAGACATGAAATTGATCGACGAATTATATAAAAGTGAGAACTGGCCAGAGGGAATAACAGTTCGgcgttataaattttttcgtgGAGGAAGATCCATGTAA